The following is a genomic window from Flavobacterium crassostreae.
CTGCATTCAGTCCAGAAATATCTGCTATGTAAACAATATTTGTACCAGCTAACTGTGCAGTTAAATTTTCAATCGCGATTGATTTTTCTTCTCTAGTCATACTAAAAATTATTAACTACCAATTATACTGCTTTTGGGTCTAATGCAATAGCAGGACTCATTGTACTTGTAAGGTAAATACTTTTGATATAAGTACCTTTAGCAGCAGTTGGCTTAAGTTTGATTAATGTTTGAATAATTTCTTGTGCATTCTCAAAAATTTGTTCTGTTCCAAATGAAACCTTACCAATTCCTGCATGTACAATACCAGTTTTATCAACTTTAAAATCGATTTTACCAGCTTTAACCTCTTGAACAGCTTTTGCAACATCCATAGTCACAGTACCTGTTTTAGGGTTAGGCATTAAACCTCTAGGTCCTAAAATACGTCCTAATGGTCCTAATTTACCCATAACACTTGGCATAGTGATGATCACATCAACATCTGTCCAACCGTCTTTTATTTTTTGTAAATACTCGTCAAGACCTACATAGTCTGCACCAGCTTCTTTAGCTTCCGCTTCTTTATCTGGAGTAACTAATGCTAATACTTTAACATCTTTACCTGTTCCGTGAGGCAATGTTACTACACCTCTTACCATTTGATTCGCTTTTCTTGGATCTACACCCAAACGTACTGCGATATCAACAGACTCATCAAATTTTGCAGAAGCAACTACTTTAATTAATGCCGCAGCATCTTTCAAAGAGTATAATTTATTCTTCTCAATTTTTGAGCTAGCCTCTTTTTGTTTTTTTGTCAATTTTGCCATTTCTTTCTCTTAATTAAAAAGGAGCGTCTCCTGATACA
Proteins encoded in this region:
- the rplA gene encoding 50S ribosomal protein L1, whose translation is MAKLTKKQKEASSKIEKNKLYSLKDAAALIKVVASAKFDESVDIAVRLGVDPRKANQMVRGVVTLPHGTGKDVKVLALVTPDKEAEAKEAGADYVGLDEYLQKIKDGWTDVDVIITMPSVMGKLGPLGRILGPRGLMPNPKTGTVTMDVAKAVQEVKAGKIDFKVDKTGIVHAGIGKVSFGTEQIFENAQEIIQTLIKLKPTAAKGTYIKSIYLTSTMSPAIALDPKAV